A DNA window from Desulfobotulus mexicanus contains the following coding sequences:
- a CDS encoding recombinase family protein yields MTVRIYGYLRASTTEQNADRAKPALECFALNQGVQVSAWFTENESGASMKRPELFRLLDVAQPGDVLLLEQIDRLSRLNGKDWHKLRGLIQGKGLKIVSMDLPISHTLMDTEASESFQGRILDAINGMLLDMLAAVSRKDYEDRRRRQSEGIARAKELGRFKGRPVDTDQRLKIVELRKKGFSYSEIERMLGCSRSTVASAVKCLKSSCAEAVL; encoded by the coding sequence ATGACTGTGAGGATATACGGATATCTGAGGGCTTCGACTACGGAACAGAATGCAGACCGTGCAAAACCTGCGCTGGAGTGCTTTGCCTTGAATCAGGGGGTACAGGTATCGGCCTGGTTCACAGAAAATGAGTCCGGTGCCAGTATGAAAAGACCTGAGCTGTTCCGTCTTCTGGATGTGGCACAGCCTGGGGATGTTCTTCTTCTGGAACAGATAGACCGCCTGAGCAGGTTGAACGGTAAGGACTGGCATAAGCTCCGTGGACTGATACAGGGTAAGGGACTGAAGATTGTGTCCATGGATCTGCCCATCAGCCATACCCTTATGGATACGGAAGCTTCAGAGAGTTTTCAGGGGCGTATCCTTGATGCCATTAACGGTATGCTTCTTGATATGCTGGCTGCTGTCAGTCGTAAGGATTATGAGGACAGAAGAAGGCGGCAGTCCGAGGGTATTGCCAGAGCCAAAGAGCTTGGGCGGTTCAAGGGCAGGCCAGTGGATACGGATCAGCGGTTGAAGATAGTGGAGCTGAGGAAGAAGGGCTTTTCCTATTCTGAAATCGAGAGGATGCTTGGCTGTTCCCGTAGTACGGTAGCTTCTGCTGTAAAATGCCTTAAATCCAGTTGTGCAGAGGCTGTGTTGTGA